The nucleotide window CCCTGCCCCTGGCTTGTCACAGACAACAGCTGGGTAAGGGACTCTGCGATTTGGTTGAGTGTCTGGTCCATGCGTTGTATCTGTAAGTAGATGGACAAACAGAAAAGTCAATGCTGTAcagatcaatataatataattaaTAGATAGTCTTTCTATTTTATTGTCTGTTTTTGCAGAAAATGGAAATGTGTATTCTAATTTTCTCATTATCTGCCTTTTTCAGGCAAATCACCAAATCCTTTTCATCTTGGGAAAACAAACCAAGACATTATCATCCCTCATTAAATGATCAAAAGAGTTTTAATGAAAGCCAAAACAAATAGAAAACTTGAAAGGTTTTGTAAATGAAAATCCACCCTTGTTTCTCAACTCCTATTTAGGGATATCATTAGGGGACTGATTATGTCTGTATAGAGTGAATTCCCTCCTATCAGATCTCTGTGCTGGACTGAAAAAAAAACTGACTGTCCTCTGCAAAGCATCAGTCTGAACACAGTTGAACCAAATTGGTGGCTTTTCTATAGTCAAACTGACTTGGCACAAACCGATTTGGCACAAAATGGCTGCTGTGTGTCACTGAGTTGGGTGCTTATCATCGGCTGTGGGTAAGGTGGCACAAAATGGAGGGCTTTGAAATCTGATTAAAGGCACAATAGAAATGACACCTGTAGATGAGTAGCCGTACTCTGTTCAGAGGGTGTAACGTGGCGTAACGTCCTACCTTGTCTTCCATCCTGTTGAGCCTGGAGCCGATGGTGTTGTTGCCTTTGTCTTTGGCTTTGTCTTTTGCCCCAGGAGGATCATGGTCCAAGTCATAGAACAGCAAAACAAGACGACGTAACAAGAAACAAGAAGATACGTAAGATTCTGTaagatacagtagagatatagTACTGTGTCCAGCCCCTCTAAGATGCTGTAAGACACAGTAGAGATATAGTAAACAGTGTCCAGCCCCTCTAAGATGCTGTaagatacagtagagatatagTACTGTGTCCAGCCCCTCTAAGATGCTGTaagatacagtagagatatagTACTGTGTCCAGCCCCTCTAAGATGCTgtgagatacagtagagatatagTACTGTGTCCAGCCCCTCTAAGATGCTGTaagatacagtagagatatagTACTGTGTCCAGCCCCTCTAAGATGCTGTaagatacagtagagatatagTACTGTGTCCAGCCCCTCTAAGATGCTGTaatatacagtagagatatagTACACTGTGTCCAGCCCCTCTAAGATGCTGTaatatacagtagagatatagTACTGTGTCCAGCCCCTCTAAGATGCTGTAAGATACAATAGAGATATAGTAAACAGTGTCCAGCCCTCTAAGATGCTGTaagatacagtagagatatagTACTGTGTCCAGCCCCTCTAAGATGCTGTAAGATACAATAGAGATATAGTAAACAGTGTCCAGCCCTCTAAGATGCTGTAAATTACAGTAGAGGACTGTTTACCTGAGCTAGTCTGGAACAGGGTCAGCTTCCCTAGAGACTGGTCCAATCTAGAGGAGAATTAAACACATTGAATGAAGTGCTTTGGGTTATATACAGGTGCAGTCACAGCACAGCATGTCGCACTCACCTGGGTCAAAATCTGAGAGAGAAAGTCAGAAACAAAATGTCATTTCCGTGGTGATGAGGAGGATATTTATTATTTCAATTTaatgcagtaaaaaaaaatatttttacccAGACGAGTGTGACAGAAAAAAAGACTGCAtccccactgggcaaaaactggttgaaacaacgttgtttccacgtcatttaaaCCCTCAAAAATCTATGTGATGACGTTGTATCAACGTAAAAAAAAGAATTGGTTTTGCAAAACGTCACCAACGTGAGGGAGGACATTCAtcttttttttcacccaacttttaacctaaatctaaTGACATGGTGATTGCTTTTGTTGATTTGACGTTgtattcacattagttgacaactcaactaaatgtaaatcaaaactagatgttgaactgatgtCTATGCCCAGTGGGTCTGTAGTGTGCAAGTCACATGGGACTTTTATCAATTGAGTTAATTGCAATGGCTGAGCTAACCCACATAAAGACCTTGATATCAATTTCAAATGAACGGGACTCAGGAGACCGTTTGAGATGCAGCCCACCTCCTCTGTAGCTCCTTGATGCGCACCATGAGATTCAGGTGTCCTTGGGAATACTGCTCGATCACGTCTCGCACATCATAGGGCTTACGTGCTTGCTGCAGAACATACACACAGTGTTAATCACCCTCAGCAGTAAAAACTCTGAAGAAGTCAACAGATCAAAAAGCTGCCATCGTGTAAAAATGAGTCTTTCTAACACAGTTTGAGTTGCAGACTAGAGAATATATGAAAAGATCTCTCTCTGACGTAAGCACATCAGACAGTCATACCACCCGCACACACAATTATTGAAAGCAGTCAAGACAATACACAGACACCCCCCAAAAatgacatattgcagctttaaagctGAGAACTATGATTTAAAACACTTGTGTTTTTAACCCACTAATCTGAGAACTATGATTTAAAACACTCATGGAGTTAACCCACTTTAATCTGAGAACTATGATTTAAAACACTCATGGAGTTAACCCACTTTAATCTGAGAACTATGATTTAAAACACTCATGGAGTTAACCCACTTTAATCTGAGAACTATGATTTAAAACCCTCATGGAGTTAACCCACTTTAATCTGAGAACGATGATTTAAAACCCTCATGGAGTTAACCCACTGAGTGTtttttcccctgtcataaaccgaCATGATGTACAGCAGTTGTGTAAAGTACTTGTGACTTTTACTTCacacattttctattaaggtatctttacttttactcaactatgacaggtactttttccaccactgctgtcCAGTATCTATCCTTCATGAGCCACTAGGTGTGTTTGACTGTGGAGTCAGTTTCTCTGTGCGTGCCGTGCAGTGTGCTAACAGGGTAGAGCAGTGGGCCTGTAGCCAGGAGAGTAGCTACCTCAGCTGAACTCAGGCCTCGACTGACGTGGACTCAGACGTTACTGTACTTCAACACAGCCTCACAGTAGATGGTGTTCCAGAGATATGTCACCAGATCAAACACACCTACTTCACACCAAACATAAAgacattcaacacacacacacacacacacacacacacacacacacacacacacacacacacacacacacacacacacacacacacacacacacacacacacacacacacacacacacacacacacacagtctcttcaACTAAAACCCTGGAAAACACACTACAGAGTATTCTAGAATCCTAAAGACAGCCGGATCACTCAAAGCCCATACACACAACCATAACAACACTACAATCCAAAACCAAGTCCAAATCCTCCCCACCGCCACCCTCccatcccccacacacactactgagaacccagacacacacagactcaaaGGCAAATCCACAACTTGAGTGATGTCCGCTGTCCTGCTTTTCAGCCTGAGGGAAGAGCCTCTTCATTGATTGACTATGTTAGTTTTAGGCTGAGCTCCACAACACCTGCTCTGACAGCAGTGTGAAGCTGCCTGTTTGTCCTGGAGTCCCGGTGTGACTTGATCAAGGCAGCCTGTCTCGAAGGCAAACAGTCACACCGAAGTGAGGACAAGCAGAcccgttaagaggacgtgaggacaggcagtcccgttaagaggcgtgaggacaggcagtcccgttaagagggcgtgaggacaggcagtcccgttAGGCGTGAGAGGAGTCCCGTTAAGAGGGcgtgaggacaggcagtcccgttaagagggcgtgaggacaggcagtcccgttaagagggcgtgaggacaggcagtcccgttaagagggcgtgaggacaggcagtcccgttaagagggcgtgaggacaggcagtcccgttaagaggcacgtgaggacaggcagtcccgttaagaggacgtgaggacaggcagacccgttaagaggacgtgaggacaggcagtcccgttaagagggcgtgaggacaggcagtcccgttaagaggacgtgaggacaggcagtcccgttaagaggacgtgaggacaggcagtcccgttaagaggacgtgaggacaggcagtcccgttaagaggacgtgaggacaggcagtcccgttaagaggacgtgaggacaggcagtcccgttaagaggacgtgaggacaggcagtccGTTAAGAGGGcgtgaggacaggcagtcccgttaagaggacgtgaggacaggcagtcccgttaagaggacgtgaggacaggcagtcccgttaagaggacgtgaggacaggcagacccgttaagaggacgtgaggacagaggacgtgaggacaggcagacccgttaagaggacgtgaggacaggcagtcccgttaagaggacgtgaggacaggcagacccgttaagaggacgtgaggacaggcagtcccgttaagaggacgtgaggacaggcagacccgttaagaggacgtgaggacaggcagtcccgttaagaggacgtgaggacaggcagacccgttaagaggacgtgaggacaggcagtcccgttaagaggacgtgaggacaggcagtcccgttaagaggacgtgaggacaggcagtcccgttaagaggacgtgaggacagggcagtcccgttaagagggcgtgaggacaggcagtcccgttaagaggacgtgaggacaggcagtcccgttaagaggacgtgaggacaggcagtcccgttaagaggcgtgaggacaggcagtcccgttaagaggacgtgaggacaggcagtcccgttaagaggacgtgaggacaggcagtcccgttaagaggacgtgaggacaggcagtcccgttaagaggacgtgaggacaggcagtcccgttaagaggacgtgaggacaggcagtcccgttAAGAGGGCGTGAGGACAGGCAGACCCAGGCAGAccgttaagaggacgtgaggacaggcagacccgttaagaggacgtga belongs to Oncorhynchus keta strain PuntledgeMale-10-30-2019 unplaced genomic scaffold, Oket_V2 Un_contig_19805_pilon_pilon, whole genome shotgun sequence and includes:
- the LOC118381201 gene encoding potassium voltage-gated channel subfamily KQT member 1-like, whose product is MVRIKELQRRLDQSLGKLTLFQTSSDKAKDKGNNTIGSRLNRMEDKIQRMDQTLNQIAESLTQLLSVTSQGQGDMGGAQGQGRRRSQGGAGVPSQDSLPSYEQLSTATLHPPLNPSLSQDKSS